In the genome of Nymphaea colorata isolate Beijing-Zhang1983 unplaced genomic scaffold, ASM883128v2 scaffold0330, whole genome shotgun sequence, the window AAACAGGCGGAAAAGGCCAAATTGCAAAGAATGCGCAAAGAGGCGGATCTCTTCATGGAGAAGCATTGCCTCTCCAGACTCAAGGGTACTCTTCGAGATTATTCTAGATTGCAACTACGTGGTCAGACTGTACAAGACCTTCCAGGACCAGCTTCACCTCTTCTTGCAGATGGAATGCCCCGAGAATGGGGAACTGTGGGACCAATCCAAGTTCTACGGTATCGTTGGAGAATCGCTTTTCAAGTATTATGTTTGCCACATCCTGAAAGCTGTCTCCATCATCCACGATAAGTATGAAATCGTCCATCGCGATCTCAAGCCTGAGAACATTCTCATCAACGATAAGCATGAAATCAAGTTGATTGATTTCGGAACGGCCAAGGACCTCTCCCGACCTGACATCAAGGGCGCTGGAAATGGCCTAAAGGGAAGAAAACCCTTTGAGCATTAcgttggaactcccaactaCATGGCTCCTGAGTGCATCCACAACAAGGCTTCAGAGAAGGTTTCGGATGTCTATTCCCTCAGTGGTGTTTTCTACCATCTCATGGTCGGCTGTGCCCCCTTCGCAGGCGGATCGGAGTATATCATCTTCACCAAATCATGCGATACTGAGCTCTTCCTATGCCCCGAACTCTTCTCACCAGCCTTGAGGGATCTCATGAGCAAAATGAACCGCAAGGAGATGAGCGAAAGGATCACTCTCAAGCAAGCCATGGAGCATGAGTATTTCGAAGGCGTTGATTGGGAAAACTTGCCCACCTACGAAACCGCCCTCGGCCAACTGAGCCCCTACGAGCAATAC includes:
- the LOC116244803 gene encoding uncharacterized protein LOC116244803, producing MECPENGELWDQSKFYGIVGESLFKYYVCHILKAVSIIHDKYEIVHRDLKPENILINDKHEIKLIDFGTAKDLSRPDIKGAGNGLKGRKPFEHYVGTPNYMAPECIHNKASEKVSDVYSLSGVFYHLMVGCAPFAGGSEYIIFTKSCDTELFLCPELFSPALRDLMSKMNRKEMSERITLKQAMEHEYFEGVDWENLPTYETALGQLSPYEQYLRKKCKELKRKY